The bacterium genome includes a window with the following:
- a CDS encoding radical SAM protein, with protein MAASAGPAAALALAPGCFLKRLETPALYDARTDTLYELDEEALRCLAAGVPPGSGAAGADAAAFLGFCVAEGLLVPAAAPAPVSVPAAPPLVPSLRYLLVHLTDRCTLRCRHCFIGTQTGTDLPLADVLRAAGEFAALQGLRFIASGGEPLLHRHFWRLNERLPSYPFRSILLTNGTMVDREAARALRFHEVQVSLDGPEDAHDALRGRGSFRRALGALRLLAEAGVPVSVATVVFAGNVERFDELEALLRELPLRGWSIDVPCPAGALRDNPGLLADPARAAALMARSFGGGFYGSGGDWACGAHLAAVMADGTVDKCGYFTARRSGHLRDGLAAVWPSIPRWRLPELSCRCPHLAECRGGCRFRAAAHGDPLGPDPAMCLLRRVPVGGQAP; from the coding sequence ATGGCCGCTAGCGCAGGGCCGGCGGCGGCTCTCGCGCTCGCGCCCGGCTGCTTCCTCAAGCGCCTCGAGACTCCGGCGCTCTACGACGCCCGCACCGACACACTCTACGAGCTCGACGAAGAGGCGCTCCGCTGTCTCGCCGCGGGCGTGCCCCCCGGGTCCGGCGCGGCTGGCGCGGACGCCGCGGCATTTCTCGGCTTCTGTGTCGCCGAGGGCCTGCTCGTGCCGGCGGCCGCGCCGGCGCCCGTGTCGGTCCCGGCGGCGCCGCCGCTGGTGCCGAGCCTGCGCTACCTGCTCGTCCACCTGACCGACCGCTGCACGCTGCGCTGCCGCCACTGCTTCATCGGGACGCAGACCGGGACGGACCTGCCGCTCGCCGACGTTCTGCGCGCCGCCGGCGAGTTCGCCGCCCTCCAGGGGCTGCGTTTCATCGCCTCGGGCGGGGAGCCGCTGTTGCACCGGCACTTCTGGCGGCTCAACGAGCGCCTGCCGTCGTACCCCTTCCGCTCGATCCTGCTGACGAACGGCACCATGGTCGACCGCGAGGCGGCGCGCGCGCTGCGCTTCCACGAGGTCCAGGTCAGCCTCGATGGCCCCGAGGACGCGCACGATGCGCTGCGCGGCCGCGGGAGCTTCCGGCGCGCCCTGGGGGCGCTGCGCCTGCTCGCCGAGGCCGGCGTGCCGGTGTCGGTGGCCACGGTCGTCTTCGCCGGCAACGTGGAGCGCTTCGACGAGCTGGAGGCGCTCCTGCGGGAGCTGCCGCTGCGGGGCTGGTCGATCGACGTCCCCTGCCCCGCCGGCGCGCTGCGCGACAACCCCGGCCTGCTCGCGGACCCGGCGCGCGCCGCGGCCCTGATGGCCCGCTCGTTCGGCGGCGGCTTCTACGGCTCGGGCGGCGACTGGGCCTGCGGCGCGCACCTCGCCGCGGTCATGGCCGACGGCACCGTCGACAAGTGCGGCTACTTCACCGCGCGACGCTCCGGACATCTTCGCGACGGACTCGCTGCGGTGTGGCCCTCCATCCCCCGCTGGCGCCTGCCGGAGCTCTCCTGCCGCTGCCCGCACCTCGCGGAATGCCGCGGCGGCTGCCGCTTCCGCGCCGCGGCGCACGGCGACCCGCTCGGCCCCGACCCCGCGATGTGCCTGCTGCGCCGAGTTCCCGTCGGCGGCCAGGCGCCCTAG
- a CDS encoding Xaa-Pro peptidase family protein has product METDFALSRDERVPREELAWRRERCRWALAGEAPEAGGLLVFSRLNIYYLTGTYGAGVLWLPLEGEPVLACRRGIERARLESPLERILPFRSFRELPALLSGADSPLAAVIAAEMGGITWALGRTLDEHLAPARLVPGDRALSLSRSVKSPWELEIMRAAGADHDHCLRELVPPLIAAGMSERDIAHHVWMTLFASGHQGLLRMENYGEEVFLGHVSAGDSGNYPSVFNGPVGLRGEHPAIPHMGSSRTWERGEPLVCDIGFVREGYHTDKTQVYFAGPRTAIPERAQAAHDFCVEVQAWLAERLRPGSIPSELAAHCFAWAEQAGWAEGFMALGGNKVRFVGHGIGLAIDEQPVLAKGFDAPLEEGVVLALEPKLGIPGFGMVGVENTFEVTPDGGRCLTGDAFDIVCVER; this is encoded by the coding sequence ATGGAGACCGATTTCGCCCTGTCGCGGGACGAGCGCGTCCCGCGCGAGGAGCTGGCCTGGCGGCGCGAGCGCTGCCGCTGGGCGCTTGCCGGCGAGGCGCCGGAGGCCGGCGGGCTGCTCGTCTTCTCGCGGCTCAACATCTACTACCTCACCGGGACCTACGGCGCCGGCGTGCTCTGGCTGCCCCTCGAGGGCGAGCCGGTGCTGGCCTGCCGGCGCGGCATCGAGCGGGCGCGCCTGGAGTCGCCCCTCGAGCGCATCCTTCCCTTCCGGTCCTTCCGCGAGCTGCCGGCGCTGCTCTCCGGCGCGGACTCGCCGCTGGCGGCCGTCATCGCCGCGGAGATGGGCGGGATCACCTGGGCGCTGGGCCGCACACTCGACGAGCACCTGGCGCCGGCGCGGCTGGTCCCCGGCGACCGCGCGCTCTCGCTGAGCCGCTCGGTCAAGTCCCCCTGGGAGCTGGAGATCATGCGCGCCGCGGGGGCCGACCACGACCACTGCCTGCGCGAGCTGGTGCCGCCGCTCATCGCCGCCGGGATGAGCGAGCGGGACATCGCGCACCACGTCTGGATGACGCTCTTCGCCTCCGGCCACCAGGGCCTGCTGCGGATGGAGAACTACGGCGAGGAGGTCTTCCTCGGGCACGTCTCGGCCGGCGACAGCGGCAACTACCCGAGCGTCTTCAACGGCCCGGTCGGCCTGCGGGGCGAGCACCCGGCGATCCCGCACATGGGCTCCTCGCGCACCTGGGAGCGCGGCGAGCCGCTGGTCTGCGACATCGGCTTCGTGCGCGAGGGCTACCACACCGACAAGACGCAGGTCTACTTCGCGGGGCCGCGCACCGCCATCCCGGAGCGCGCCCAGGCGGCGCACGACTTCTGCGTCGAGGTGCAGGCCTGGCTCGCGGAGCGACTGCGGCCCGGGAGCATCCCCTCCGAGCTGGCGGCGCACTGCTTCGCCTGGGCGGAGCAGGCGGGGTGGGCGGAAGGCTTCATGGCGCTCGGCGGCAACAAGGTGCGCTTCGTCGGGCACGGCATCGGCCTCGCGATCGACGAGCAGCCGGTCCTCGCGAAGGGGTTCGACGCGCCGCTGGAGGAAGGGGTGGTGCTGGCGCTGGAGCCCAAGCTCGGCATCCCGGGGTTCGGCATGGTCGGCGTCGAGAACACGTTCGAGGTCACGCCGGACGGCGGGCGCTGTCTGACCGGGGACGCCTTCGACATCGTCTGCGTCGAGCGCTGA
- a CDS encoding nucleotide pyrophosphohydrolase — protein sequence MDLEDLAARLREFARERDWEQFHAPKNLAMALAVEAAELMERFQWLSEKESATLPAEELARVAEELADVFIFTVRLADRLGVALEPAVAAKIRANAAKYPVEKCRGSHRKYTEYA from the coding sequence GTGGATCTCGAGGACCTCGCCGCCCGCCTGCGGGAGTTCGCTCGCGAGCGCGACTGGGAGCAGTTCCACGCCCCGAAGAACCTGGCGATGGCGCTCGCGGTCGAGGCGGCCGAGCTGATGGAGCGCTTCCAGTGGCTGAGCGAGAAGGAGAGCGCGACGTTGCCCGCGGAGGAGCTGGCCCGGGTGGCCGAGGAGCTGGCCGACGTGTTCATCTTCACGGTGCGGCTCGCCGACCGTCTGGGCGTGGCGCTCGAGCCGGCCGTTGCGGCCAAGATCCGGGCGAACGCGGCGAAGTACCCGGTGGAGAAGTGCCGCGGCAGCCATCGCAAGTACACGGAGTACGCGTGA
- a CDS encoding DUF4139 domain-containing protein encodes MVDVPRIVRAPLARLACLAALAPLVLPAGAPPAAAADAPLPVRKVVLYKHGMGYLERRGKVSGDATVSFGFRTDQMKDLLTSFYAVDLGGGTITSVRYDSAEPLARRLQEILIKIPESAALSEFLPQLKGARIAAKVSGEELTGRVLGLEPFTESADGRVVRQGHRLVVMTDAGAVRSADLAGIAELSILDDGLRADVARLLDLALEGRRADAKRLAVTAAGSGERELRVGYLVEMPVWKCSYRLILDPADREKALLQGWAQAENTSGEDWENVSVSFVAGNPLSFSMDMYTPLYVPRPQVPVPGLEKLAVNWGAAPAPEAAGSAPPYPRKAEQLFERKERSMRMQAAAPAPAPAVAGFAAQSMDAGLEQPAEEPQLADALEASAGAAAQGAKVGELFSYEPRDPVSIPRGQAALVPIVSKRIAGKRVLVYQASFSPRPVNAWVLANDTDLTLEAGAVTFFEGSTSLGEGILGHTLAPGGQEVVPYAVDATVDVTPRVSSRQEPYVRGKVVDGVLQLTRGEVLANTWTLLNRGKEPTTLWLHQPANPLYKLAKPEKPLKEVAGSYRFEIALAPGETKEFLVEERREIGEAVYLANEDETRLRFFAAGPYLSEATRRFLAEIGDLAAEKAALQRQINEGQEQMRRLAEEEERLRRNIGTVGYNQPKEAELRAKWTTALSAAEDKLAALRGAADEAGSKVRALEEKIAEKLRGYREE; translated from the coding sequence ATGGTCGACGTCCCCCGGATCGTGAGAGCACCGCTCGCGCGCCTCGCGTGCCTGGCCGCGCTCGCCCCGCTGGTCCTGCCGGCGGGCGCCCCGCCCGCCGCGGCCGCCGACGCCCCGCTGCCGGTGCGCAAGGTCGTCCTCTACAAGCACGGGATGGGGTACCTCGAGCGGCGCGGGAAGGTCAGCGGAGACGCGACCGTCTCCTTCGGCTTCCGCACCGACCAGATGAAGGACCTGCTCACGAGCTTCTACGCCGTCGACCTCGGCGGCGGCACGATCACCTCGGTCCGCTACGACAGCGCCGAGCCGCTGGCCCGCAGGCTCCAGGAGATCCTGATCAAGATCCCCGAGTCCGCCGCGCTCAGCGAGTTTCTGCCTCAGCTCAAGGGGGCGCGGATCGCCGCGAAGGTCTCGGGCGAGGAGCTCACGGGGCGCGTGCTCGGCCTCGAGCCGTTCACGGAGTCGGCCGACGGGCGCGTCGTGCGCCAGGGCCACCGCCTCGTGGTCATGACCGACGCGGGCGCGGTGCGCTCGGCCGACCTCGCCGGCATCGCCGAGCTGTCCATCCTCGATGACGGGCTGCGCGCCGATGTCGCGCGCCTGCTCGACCTGGCGCTCGAGGGACGGCGCGCCGACGCCAAGCGCCTCGCGGTCACCGCGGCGGGGAGCGGCGAGCGCGAGCTGCGCGTCGGCTACCTCGTCGAGATGCCGGTCTGGAAGTGCTCGTACCGCCTGATCCTGGATCCGGCCGACCGCGAGAAGGCGCTCCTGCAAGGCTGGGCGCAGGCCGAGAACACCAGCGGGGAGGACTGGGAGAACGTCTCGGTCTCCTTCGTCGCCGGCAACCCGCTCTCGTTCTCGATGGACATGTACACGCCCCTGTACGTGCCGCGCCCGCAGGTGCCGGTGCCGGGCCTCGAGAAGCTGGCGGTCAACTGGGGGGCCGCGCCGGCGCCGGAGGCGGCAGGCAGCGCACCGCCCTACCCCCGGAAGGCCGAGCAGCTGTTCGAGCGCAAGGAGAGGTCGATGCGCATGCAGGCAGCGGCCCCCGCGCCGGCGCCCGCCGTGGCCGGCTTCGCGGCGCAGAGCATGGACGCCGGCCTCGAGCAGCCCGCCGAGGAGCCGCAGCTCGCCGACGCGCTGGAGGCCAGCGCCGGCGCTGCGGCGCAGGGCGCGAAGGTCGGCGAGCTCTTCAGCTACGAGCCGCGCGACCCCGTGAGCATCCCGCGCGGGCAGGCGGCGCTGGTGCCGATCGTCTCGAAGCGCATCGCCGGCAAGCGCGTGCTCGTGTACCAGGCCTCGTTCTCGCCGCGCCCCGTCAACGCCTGGGTGCTCGCCAACGACACGGACCTGACGCTCGAGGCCGGCGCGGTCACCTTCTTCGAGGGGAGCACCTCGCTTGGCGAGGGAATCCTCGGCCACACGCTCGCCCCCGGGGGGCAGGAGGTCGTCCCGTATGCCGTCGACGCGACGGTGGACGTGACGCCCAGGGTCTCCTCCCGCCAGGAGCCCTACGTCCGCGGGAAGGTGGTCGACGGGGTGCTGCAGCTCACCCGCGGCGAGGTCCTGGCGAACACCTGGACGCTGCTCAATCGCGGCAAGGAGCCGACGACGCTCTGGCTGCACCAGCCGGCCAACCCGCTCTACAAGCTCGCGAAGCCCGAGAAGCCGCTCAAGGAGGTCGCCGGGAGCTACCGCTTCGAGATCGCGCTGGCGCCGGGGGAGACGAAGGAGTTCCTCGTCGAGGAGCGTCGCGAGATCGGCGAGGCGGTCTACCTCGCCAACGAGGACGAGACCCGGCTGCGCTTCTTCGCCGCGGGGCCGTACCTCTCCGAGGCGACCCGGCGCTTCCTCGCGGAGATCGGCGACCTGGCGGCGGAGAAGGCCGCGCTGCAGCGCCAGATCAACGAGGGGCAGGAGCAGATGCGCCGCCTCGCCGAGGAGGAGGAGCGCCTGCGGCGGAACATCGGGACCGTCGGCTACAACCAGCCGAAGGAGGCGGAGCTGCGCGCCAAGTGGACGACGGCGCTCTCGGCCGCCGAGGACAAGCTCGCCGCGCTGCGCGGGGCCGCCGACGAGGCCGGCTCGAAGGTGCGCGCCCTCGAGGAGAAGATCGCGGAGAAGCTCCGCGGGTACCGGGAGGAGTGA